One Eisenibacter elegans DSM 3317 genomic window, GGTAACGTAGGGCATTATGCTGGAGTATTGGGTGATCCCCAAACCTATGGCATTACCTTGCGTTATACGCTGTAGTCATTAGGCTACTACTCAAAAAAAACACCACCAAGTGCCCGAAAGGAACATTTGGCGGTGTTTTTTTGATGGTAATGTGCTGTCTATAGATTACGGCAACATATTTTTGAATGCTTGGTAGTTGATACCGCTTGGGCTTACACTACAGCTGATACTTTGCGCCTTGGTATTGATATCGCGTACGCGCTCATCAGAGGGGGGGTGTGTGCTGAGCCAGCGTGGGGGGGCGCTATTGCCGCCACCTTGTGCGGCGAGCATTTTTTCAAAAAATCCGGCGGCACCATTACATTGGTACTCCGTTTGGGAGAGGTAGATGACCGAGTATTCGTCGGCTTCGCGCTCAGCCCCACGGCCAAAGCTCAGCCCGGCTGCCGTGCCGGCCAACTGCTTGGCGATATTGCCCAACAGGCCTGTGTTGCGGCCAAAAACCACATCGAGCATCAGCGATACACCATACACACGGGTGAGGTTGGTGGTGGAGTGGCGGCGGTCGGAGTGGGCTATCTCATGCCCCATTACACCGGCCAGCTCGTCTTCTGTCTCAAGGTACTTGATAAGGCCTGTATAAAAATAGAGATACCCGCCCGGGGTAGCAAAGGCGTTGAGCACGTTGTCATCATTGATGATAAAGACCTGGTACTCAAAGCGGCCACGATAATCTACAGCATTGCTACGCAGCACCTTGTCGCGCAGGCCGCGCAGGTATCGGTAAGCTTCGGGATATTGGCTTTCGGGGAGAATGGGGTAGTTCTGAGGGTCAGCAGCGATTTCGGCCCGCACTTGCTGCCCTAGGTTGATGTCGTCTTGTACGGAGAACACATTGATCCGCCCGTCTTTGGTACAGGTAGTCAGGCTGAGCGCCAAAAAGGCCATACCCAACAAATGCCAGCGCATACGCATAAGCTTCATAAACATTAGAGTTAATAAACAGAAGATGATAGGCTGTACAAACTTACGAAAAAAGCAGGGCTTTCGTTGTGTGAAACGAGATGGAAGCCTCTTTTGAGGAAGCTGGAGGGTGAGAACTTATAAGATTTTGTGGACTGGGAACCTAGCGGGGCAATATGGGCTGTGGTCTAGTCTGTCAAACGGATTTCATCAATACGTTTGGTACGTTTGCGCAAATCAAAGGTCAGGAAGACATTGAGGCGGATGATATGATTTTGACCGTACTGAAAACCGGCGGGGTTCCGGCCTTGCCCAAGTGTCCACATATGGCCGCCAAAAAAGGTTACATTGTTGTTGAGGATATACCCTAGACCTGTATATACACGAAAGTCTTCCATAGGGTTGGCAACGATAGACTTGCCACTGTGTAAGAATATTTCGGCGCTAGGGGCGATGAAGAGCGTTTTGTTGCCAAGGGTAGGTTTGTTGAGTGGGATATAGGCAAAGATTTTGTAGCGATAGCGATCGGTGTATTGAAAGGGTGCACCGACATTGTTATCACGCTTGAAACGGTGTTCGAAGCGGAATTGGTGGTAGAGCTTTACCCGCCCCATATAAGGCATAATAAACAACCATTGATGCCACACACGTGGCTCTAGTACTACTTTTTCGAAATCAGGGTTGCCTGGCTCGGGCGTATAGTTGAAGACCAAGGTCGGCCCGATGGTAAATTCAAAATGTTTATTAAAAAGAAAATTGACTCCGTGACGGTTATAAATTTGCCCCATACGACCTACAAAGCTCATATTATTATCAAGGCTATTTCTGAAGCGTAGGTGTGTCTCGGAATAATAGTATATCTTTTTCGTCATTCGTAGCTTATTATAAACACCTATCCAAAGTCCAGAGTTGGGTTCATTGATAACGCTCTGATCTTGGGCTTGTGCTGCTTGCCACAAAAATATTGAAGCCAATATTACTAGGCTTTGTCGCATTAAATATTTCATGAGATAAATCGAGACCGTGTTTGTATGAAGTTGGGTGGGGGGAGTAGTGATTTAGAGGCTCAGACCGATATCAAGCTTACGGTTGAGCTTTTCGGCAGAGTCTCCACGCTTGATTTTTTGCTCCAGCTGTCTGGTGTTTTGGTTTTCAACACGTTGCATGTACTCTAGGAGTTTGTCAAGGTTGTCGGCAGTGTTGCTGATATTACCACACTCTAGCCTTGTGGTGAGGTTATCAATGAGCTCAGGATATAACACATTGTTGTAGGCGTTGTAAAGACGGGGTTTTTTGCGCTCTTCTACATCGGTGAAGGTGTATGGATTGAAACTTTGCTCCATATATAGGTTATCTAACATTTGGCGGCGCTTGGGCACATCTACTAGCCGGAGGTAGAGTGCCGAGAGTTCTTCAAAGCATTTGAGCAATCGCTTAGCCTCTTGCATGAGCTTCTCTTCTTTGGTCTTGGGGTCGTCTCTCAGGGCAGAAAAAGCACGTAATTCACTGCGAATCAGTGTGCCAACTGCTGGCGCGATACGCTCGTGTAGGTCATGGTATATCACACTAGAGTCTTGGCCGTTGAAGCGCTTGAGCGCCTCATCAGAAGCACGCAAAAATGCCTCTTCTTGGGCCACCAATTGTTTTTGCAGACCGGCTTTTTCCATCAAGATGCCTGTTTGACTGATTACATAATCAAGGGCTAGGTCTACTTTCTGGAAGTATTCGGACAGCCTGTGGAGCGATGAAACGTCAGTGAGTCCGTTGGTTTCAAAAAAGGCGCTAGATTCAGGTGGAAGCTTGAGACTGTCGGCCAAGTGATATAACTGCTGCTCGGCCTCTTGGAGGTCAAGCAGCAACTCTTGATAGGAGCGCTCGCGATCTGCATAGAGCCAAAAAGAGGATTCTCCTAGAACTAAATTTTCAAGATATTGGGTCTTTTCTACTTGGGACTGATAAAACTTCAGTACTCGTTGGTAGTTGGCTATTTGCTTGGAACTACTGCTACTAAGTCTAAATTGAGGATTATTGAGCGTATTTTCGATTTTTTGATGAAGGCTTTGAAGGTCTTGGTGTAGTGTTTGGAGACTTTGTAACTCTTGGTCGCTAAACTCATTTTTGAAAAAATAAATTTTGGGCAAGGCCAAGGGCTTCGCTTCGGGGATATTAGCAGCCGTAGCAATCAATTTGTCAAGAATCACAATCACACTGAAGGCAGTTTTATTGAGCAACTGCGCCTGTGGATTGCGTTGTATACTACTCTTGGTTTGTTCGTCTAGGTGAATGATTTCAAAATAAGCCTCTTCTAGGGGCAGCAGTTCTTTGTTACGGCTTTCATTGGGGCTATAATTGCGTTCTGTGAGAAGCTCATAGTTGCGGTATAATTTCGTTTTGCGCAACATTCCTTGCTCAAATACCCATTCCTTGCGCAATACCTTACCGTCAGGTTGGATGCTTGTAACGGCAAAGGTTCTATCCATCACGCCTTGGGAGTTTACAAATCCGCTAGCTTCAATGTTTTCTTTTCTATCAAAAAAGCGAAATGCGCCCGTAGGAATGTTTTTTTGGTAGCTTAGTTCAAAGTATTGCAAGGTATCTATTATTTGACCATTGCGGATTTTGAAATGAGCGTATTGGGCTACTCCTTGGGCTGCCCCATTTTGAAAATTTGCCTGAGTGCGTTTGTCTTCTCCGGTAGCGCCTAAAAGGATTTGGTAATTATCTGTGCCCTGTAGGGATGAAGGACTCAGCGTTTGTTCTGACAAAGTCCAAGTGCCTTGGGGAGCTTGATGTGCATAATGCCCTGTCCATTGCAATGCCTCCACGGGCGATAAGAGGCCAAGACTATCTTGTTTGGAGATAACAAATCGCTCAAAATGGAAATCGCCGTGCAGCACTTGTTCTCCATTTTTGACATAATATTGGTATGTCGCTTTGCCTTTAGTACCGTTTTGCAGACGATAAGCTGCATCTGTGGTAGTTTGTAGCGTTTGTGCGAAGCCAAAAAAACACCAAATAGATAGAAAAACTGTAAAACTATAGCAAATTGAAGAGCGCATGGAGTATGTATGGACTAGTGCTTTGATATAAAGAGGATAAAGAGGTCGATTTTGCACATTCACAATATACAAACAGGTCTTAAAACGTCTGATGACTATTAAGAATCGTATTTAGCGCATATATACAAAAGACCAAATGCCATTTTGATGAGCAAAACTAAGGCTTTTTTAGCTTTTACACAAGTGCTTCGTGTAACTTGCATAAGTGTTGCACGAAACTAGACTTGTATTTTTTTTACAAAACCATTACCTTTGTGCTATCGACAAATCATCAGCAAACAATAATTTATGAGGGATTTTCTACTGCCAAAAACAATCAAATACCCCCGCGTTCTTATTAGTAAAGCAGTGCTTTCAGAGCATCGTGCTAACCAGAGCGCATAGTTTTTTGCACACACCCAAATCCCTTGAAGTCTTTATGAAGCAGAAGCATTTTGTTATCGCAGCGGCCATCACTGGCATCATTGTCCTTGGTGTTGCCCTTCGGATGATTTACCACTACAAGCAGCAACTGACTACCCAAAAAGAGGTGCTTGCCCAACTCAAGCAACAACAAGAACACTACCAAGACAGCCTGCGCACACTAAATCGTTTGTTAGAAGCCGACAGCCTATTTATCAACCAAGCTTATGACGAGGCTTTCAGCATTTATAAAAGTCTTGGACTAGATACTAACTTCATCAATCGCCGCCAACACCGGTATACCATCAGCCTGCAACGACAGGAAGCCGTTGAGAAGGTCAATAACGTCCAAAATACGCTCGATGAAGAAAAACGAAAGTATGAGCAAGCCTTTATCACACAAGTTGCGAGGCTACAAGAGCTACAAAATCAACGTAATAATGCCAGTGAGCAACTTGACTCCCTCGAAGCCGCCCTTAGAGTACAACAAAGTAGTTTTGAACGTGCTTTACAGCAGCAAGCTGAGCAAATGCAGAAGCAATACAGCGAGAATTACGGACTCCTACAATTTACCACTCCCCGAGGTAACAAAGTCTACTACCTCGGCGAAACCAAGGACGGTGTAGCCAGTGGCAAAGGAGTAGGCATCTGGGATACCGGAAGCATCTATGAAGGACAGTGGAAAAACAATATGCGTCACGGTAAAGGGTTGTTCCGCTGGAAAGACGGAGAACGCTACGAAGGAGAATATTTTCAAGACAAACGCCAAGGGCTAGGGACTTATCATTGGACTAACGGTAGCCAGTATACCGGAGAGTGGGTCAATGACAAACGCCACGGGAATGGTAAATTCACCGATGCGAGTAAAACAGTATATGACGGGGATTGGAAGGACGACAAGTTTGTTGGGAACAACGGTGGCTCGTCAAACTATAGGGTCAAACCTGCCAACAACTGGCGCTGATGTATCGAACAGCAGGCTTTTGGGTAGCTTCTGTAACTCAAACACAAACACAACACTTAGGGCGCTCCTGTAATCTGAATGCCTTAGGTGTTGATGCGTTATACGCAATGCTTGAAAAGCCGCCACGCCACCAGACATTTTGGAAAAGTAGCTCGGAGTTCTGACTCCGAGACAAGCTGAAGCCTCATTTTTTTGGATGGGAATGAGACTTAACCCACAGTTTTAACTGTGGAATTTGGAAAATGTCCGGTGGTGTGAAAAGCCGCCCGATGTTGTTGCCAAACACCAAGAACTAGGATAATTTTTAATGGCTTGATTTATAGTGATTTGCTATTTTATCTGGCTGTATGCACAAGATTTATAGTTGTAAAATACAACAAGTTCGTAACTTTACCGTACCTATCAAGTGTTGTTTTTCAGCCAAATAGCCCTTGTGAGTAAAGTTTTCAACCAAATTTGTTTTCCAACGATGTTGAAGAAGAATCTTCTCTTGTGTTGTCTGCTCTTGGCCCTTGTAGCCGCCTGTAACCCTAAGGGAGAAAACATTGAGCCGGATGATGCAACCAATGTCCAAAAAATTGCGGGCAATGAGCTTGATCCCAATCTGATGCTTTCGCTCGTCAACCGATACCGCCGTGAAGGATGTACTTGTGGAAATGAAGTAAGGCCACCAGTAGCGCCGCTTACTTGGAATCGACAGCTTGAGGAAGCGGCATACTTGCATACCAAGGATATGCGCGACAATAGTTACTTCAGCCATACCAGCCAAGACGGTACTACGTTTGGAGCGCGTATCACACGTACGGGCTATCAGCATAACGGAACCGGCGAAAATATAGCCAATGGCCAACGCAGCGAGGAGGCCGTGGTAGAGGCTTGGATTAAAAGCGCAGGGCACTGCCGTAATATTATGAATGGTAACTTTACCGAACTCGGAGCTGCGCGTGTAGGTAACTATTGGACGCAGGTATTCGCCCGCCCACGATAAACGTCAATAGATGCGCTAGGATTTTCAGTGTATACACTTCTCGACTTTGTTGGGGGGTAAAAGCAAGGCCTGTCAAGACTACCACGTTTGACAGGCTTTGTACGTTCAGTGAGGGGATTATTCAATCATTAGGCGGACAAACACGCGCCGAGCGCCTCCACAAAATAGGTGGTAGCCTCTTCTGGAACGTTGAGTGGAGGCAAAAGACGCAAGGTATGGCTTCCCGAAACACCCGTAAAAATGTGAAACTCTTCTAACAAACGTTTGCGGACAGGGGCTACGGGATGGACTAGCTCCAAGCCAATCATCAGCCCAAGGCCTCGCAGCTCAGCGATACCCGGCAGGGCGGCAAGCGCTTGCATCCAGCTTTGCCCCAAGGCGGCGGCTTTGTCAATCAGCTGCTCTTGTTCGATAACTTCCAACACGGCCAGCCCTGCCACACAGGCCAAGTGATTGCCACCAAAGGTGGTGCCCAACATCCCGTGCCAAGGTTTGATGTGTGGAGCTATCAACACACCGGCTACGGGAAACCCATTGCCCATCCCCTTGGCTACAGTGATAAGGTCGGGGCGTATGTCGGCGTATTGATGCGCAAAAAAGCGTCCACTGCGGCCATACCCCGATTGTATTTCATCCAAAATCAACACAATACCGTGTTGGGTACAGAGGCGGCGCAAGGCCTGTAAGAAAGCAAGTCCGGGTATGTGAATCCCCCCAACGCCCTGAATCCCTTCAATGATGACTGCCGCCACATCGTTGTGTTGGGCTAGGTAGTCAGTGATGTAGGCTTCGTCGCCCCAAGGAGCAAAATGGGTATCGTGCACGGCATTGATTGGCGCGACAATCTTGGGGTTGTCTGTGGCGGCTACGGCAGCCGAAGTACGCCCGTGAAAAGCTTGTTTGAAGGCCACTACCTTCGGTTTTTGGGTATGAAAAGAAGCCAGTTTGAGGGCATTTTCATTGGCCTCAGCGCCCGAGCTACACAAGAACAGGGCGTAGTCATCATAACCCGATAGGCGGCCCAAGTGCTCGGCCAACTGAATCTGAAGAGGATTTTGTACTGCATTGGAGTAAAAACCCAACTGTTCTAGCTGTGCTGTCAAGCGCTGCACATAATGTGAGTGGGTATGGCCGATAGAGATGACGGCGTGCCCCCCGTAGAGGTCAAGATAGCGCTGGCCGTGCTCGTCCCAAAGGTATGCGCCTTGCGCACGAACCGGGGTGATGTCATAAAGTGGGTATACGTCAAAGAGCTGCATAGGGCAATTTTTGGAGCGATGTTGGGGAAGATGAATGAATGGGCGCAAATATACAGCTTTTCAATAAGCTCTTAGTCCTCAGGGGCCGCACTTTGGCCGGCATCAGGCTGTATTTTGACGGCGAAGGCCTCGGGGCTGTAGTCCTTGGGCAGATATTGGGGAGGGATACAGACAGCGCTCCCGTCGCGGATGGTTTGGTAGTGGGGCGACATAATCTCCACCCCATTCTCAAAAAAGACATCCTGAATGTGTTGGTTTAGCTCCGATTGTGTTTCGGGAATGGTTTTGGCATAACTCGTACAGGCGTTGATTTGGTAGCTGACGTACCAGTCGTCGAGGCTGGTTTGCCATACAAAAGGCTCTGGGTCTTTCATTACGGCCTGTGTGCGTTTGGCTGCCTCAATGAGCATCTCGTGTACTTTGCGCCACGGCACATCATAGCCGATGGTTACGGTAGAATGGATAATGTATTGTGAAGAAGAGGTATAGTTGATGGTATGCCCACTGAGAATGTTGGCGTTGGGGATGGTAATCTCTTCGTTTTTGATGGTGCGGATGCGCGTAACAAGCAAATTCTTCTCCCGCACATCGCCCAAGATATCGCCTATCTTGACCCTGTCGCCTATTTTGAAGGGCCTCATATACGTAATCACCAAGCCAGCCACAATATTGGAGATGGCCGAAGTAGAGCCCAGAGAAAATAAAATACCAAGGAACACCGAAACCCCCTGAAAAACAGGTGAGTCTGAGCCTGGCAGATAGGGAAATATCACCACAAACATAAAGGCGTAGAGCAGGGTGCGGATGATGTTGTAGGTAGGCCTGGCCCAGTCGGTATAAAATCCGGGGATGACAAGCTTTTCGTTTTCGATTTCCTGCGACAGAAACCCAATAAAACGCACGGTATATCGCGTAACGATGAAGACAATCACAATGGTAAACAAGTTGGGAATATAGCCAATAAATCCCCAAAATATCCGCTGAACAGGGTCTAGGATATAAGACAAAAGCAGCTCGGCGATGCCGCGTGTGGCCGGAAACAAGCCAAAAACGATGGGTAGCGTGAGGTACAACATCAGCAGGTGTATGGCCCATTTGACTGCGTCTTTGCCAAAGAGCAAAATCCTGAGCAGGCGCTCTGGCGTAACAGCTTCATAGTTGCCAATATAAAAACCTTTGAGCTGATGCCTACGGCTATAGATACGCTGGCGTACCCAGCGGAAGAGGCGGTTGGTCAGCCGGAAAAGTAAGTAAATTACCCCCAGTGCCAGCAAAGCCAATACGACTTCCAGCACTCTGTCACGCAGGGTTTTGGAGTCTAGGTACTCCCTGATGGCCGAACGGATAACCAGCAGGTGCGTTTCGGCTACTTTTTTGGCACTTAGGTTTTGCGCCAAGGCATCGTTTTCGGTGATGGTGAGCAGGAATCGTTCGAGGTGATATATTTCCCAAAACCCGTCTTGCTCGCGAAGGTGAAGCGAGTCAGCGTTGTAGTTGAGCGCGTGTGCCAGCTCGTGTATGCGCCGGCTGATTTGGGCGGCGCGCTCGGCAGCAGAAAGCCCCGCCAAGCCTTCGTAGACATAAAAGAGCGTGTCTTTGCGGAAAATAACCGGCTGTGCTTGGGCGAGCAAAGCCTGTTTGAGGGAATCTAGCCTTGCCTTTTCGCGTTGTTGAGCCACACCAGAATGAGTCTTGAGCGAGTCAAGCATTTGTTGCAGCCGCTGTGCCTCGGCAGCGATAGAGTCAGTTTTGGCCTCGATGAGTACTTGTTGGATAGAGTCGGCGAGGGCGATGGAATCTTGGCGGCTTGGTAAGTTGCCTTGTGCGAGCAGTGGGCAACTTTGGTAGAGCCAAAACAAAACGATATAAAACAAAATGGCTTTTCTCATAGGTTATCGGGGTAGTGCTATGATGGTGTTCAAATGCGGTATTGGCCGTGTTGTATCAATAATAAATCACCTGTAGGGTGTCTTTCTCTAGGCGTACTTTGAGAAGCTGCTTCAGATCTTGAGGATTGTAAAAGCCTGTTCCTCTGATGATAACGGTGGGAATGGTGTCTATTTTTCCGGTATTGGCATTGGCCACAATGGCATCATAGTAGGCAAAAGACTCTAGGTTTTTGTAAAGTACTTTAAGTTCCTTGGTGATTTGTGGTGTACGTATATCAGTGCGTTTGTACTTGGCCAGCTCTGTTTCTAGCAATCCTATTTTTTTGTCCTTATCCTTGATGAGTTCTTCATTGCGTTTATAAAGGTCTTCGATGAT contains:
- a CDS encoding DUF2490 domain-containing protein, which gives rise to MKYLMRQSLVILASIFLWQAAQAQDQSVINEPNSGLWIGVYNKLRMTKKIYYYSETHLRFRNSLDNNMSFVGRMGQIYNRHGVNFLFNKHFEFTIGPTLVFNYTPEPGNPDFEKVVLEPRVWHQWLFIMPYMGRVKLYHQFRFEHRFKRDNNVGAPFQYTDRYRYKIFAYIPLNKPTLGNKTLFIAPSAEIFLHSGKSIVANPMEDFRVYTGLGYILNNNVTFFGGHMWTLGQGRNPAGFQYGQNHIIRLNVFLTFDLRKRTKRIDEIRLTD
- a CDS encoding M48 family metalloprotease; the encoded protein is MKLMRMRWHLLGMAFLALSLTTCTKDGRINVFSVQDDINLGQQVRAEIAADPQNYPILPESQYPEAYRYLRGLRDKVLRSNAVDYRGRFEYQVFIINDDNVLNAFATPGGYLYFYTGLIKYLETEDELAGVMGHEIAHSDRRHSTTNLTRVYGVSLMLDVVFGRNTGLLGNIAKQLAGTAAGLSFGRGAEREADEYSVIYLSQTEYQCNGAAGFFEKMLAAQGGGNSAPPRWLSTHPPSDERVRDINTKAQSISCSVSPSGINYQAFKNMLP
- a CDS encoding aspartate aminotransferase family protein, whose translation is MQLFDVYPLYDITPVRAQGAYLWDEHGQRYLDLYGGHAVISIGHTHSHYVQRLTAQLEQLGFYSNAVQNPLQIQLAEHLGRLSGYDDYALFLCSSGAEANENALKLASFHTQKPKVVAFKQAFHGRTSAAVAATDNPKIVAPINAVHDTHFAPWGDEAYITDYLAQHNDVAAVIIEGIQGVGGIHIPGLAFLQALRRLCTQHGIVLILDEIQSGYGRSGRFFAHQYADIRPDLITVAKGMGNGFPVAGVLIAPHIKPWHGMLGTTFGGNHLACVAGLAVLEVIEQEQLIDKAAALGQSWMQALAALPGIAELRGLGLMIGLELVHPVAPVRKRLLEEFHIFTGVSGSHTLRLLPPLNVPEEATTYFVEALGACLSA
- a CDS encoding mechanosensitive ion channel family protein, coding for MRKAILFYIVLFWLYQSCPLLAQGNLPSRQDSIALADSIQQVLIEAKTDSIAAEAQRLQQMLDSLKTHSGVAQQREKARLDSLKQALLAQAQPVIFRKDTLFYVYEGLAGLSAAERAAQISRRIHELAHALNYNADSLHLREQDGFWEIYHLERFLLTITENDALAQNLSAKKVAETHLLVIRSAIREYLDSKTLRDRVLEVVLALLALGVIYLLFRLTNRLFRWVRQRIYSRRHQLKGFYIGNYEAVTPERLLRILLFGKDAVKWAIHLLMLYLTLPIVFGLFPATRGIAELLLSYILDPVQRIFWGFIGYIPNLFTIVIVFIVTRYTVRFIGFLSQEIENEKLVIPGFYTDWARPTYNIIRTLLYAFMFVVIFPYLPGSDSPVFQGVSVFLGILFSLGSTSAISNIVAGLVITYMRPFKIGDRVKIGDILGDVREKNLLVTRIRTIKNEEITIPNANILSGHTINYTSSSQYIIHSTVTIGYDVPWRKVHEMLIEAAKRTQAVMKDPEPFVWQTSLDDWYVSYQINACTSYAKTIPETQSELNQHIQDVFFENGVEIMSPHYQTIRDGSAVCIPPQYLPKDYSPEAFAVKIQPDAGQSAAPED
- a CDS encoding CAP domain-containing protein produces the protein MLKKNLLLCCLLLALVAACNPKGENIEPDDATNVQKIAGNELDPNLMLSLVNRYRREGCTCGNEVRPPVAPLTWNRQLEEAAYLHTKDMRDNSYFSHTSQDGTTFGARITRTGYQHNGTGENIANGQRSEEAVVEAWIKSAGHCRNIMNGNFTELGAARVGNYWTQVFARPR